The Candidatus Jordarchaeales archaeon genome includes a window with the following:
- a CDS encoding cobalamin-dependent protein (Presence of a B(12) (cobalamin)-binding domain implies dependence on cobalamin itself, in one of its several forms, or in some unusual lineages, dependence on a cobalamin-like analog.), whose protein sequence is MSDSLREHLLREVERCIVMLNGGELETLINKCLERGLSALEILDAMARGMEEVGRKYEAQEYFLSELIFSGEIFKKGMKLLEPYLKGESVGETRGVVVVGTVMNDLHDIGKNIFITLLLAAGFKVVDLGVDVPPEKFVEAVKENDASIVGISALLTSTAPGIREVVKLLEKEGLREKVKVIVGGAALTHEMAKELGADAYAETAVKGVEICKKWAAGSV, encoded by the coding sequence GTGTCAGACTCGCTGAGGGAACATTTGCTCAGGGAAGTGGAACGCTGTATAGTGATGCTCAACGGCGGAGAGCTTGAAACGCTCATTAATAAATGTCTGGAGCGTGGTTTATCTGCTCTTGAAATACTAGATGCTATGGCGAGGGGTATGGAGGAAGTGGGGAGGAAATATGAAGCACAGGAATATTTTTTAAGTGAGCTTATTTTTAGTGGAGAAATTTTCAAGAAAGGAATGAAGTTGCTTGAACCGTATTTGAAAGGCGAATCGGTTGGAGAAACGAGAGGCGTCGTGGTCGTCGGTACGGTGATGAACGACCTGCACGATATAGGAAAAAACATTTTCATTACACTCCTGCTCGCCGCTGGGTTTAAAGTAGTCGACTTAGGAGTAGACGTTCCCCCGGAAAAGTTTGTTGAAGCAGTTAAGGAAAACGACGCCAGCATAGTCGGCATATCCGCCCTTCTGACAAGCACCGCACCCGGAATACGCGAAGTCGTCAAACTGCTCGAAAAGGAGGGGTTAAGGGAAAAAGTCAAGGTAATAGTGGGTGGCGCCGCCCTAACGCACGAAATGGCCAAGGAACTAGGAGCGGACGCTTACGCCGAGACAGCAGTTAAAGGAGTCGAAATATGTAAAAAATGGGCAGCAGGTAGTGTTTAG
- a CDS encoding DUF2100 domain-containing protein gives MPVSLTPSVVKKISLAVDALLTIWSIIRSSSPSYTLKDEEEKEFVEKLSLAYQLLSDLASTMGVKQQRESGLDEVFSKLKPDETLILVVSPSFMRQLVKAGVPREKVVAVGGPLTSEDVKLLNPNISEESVAKIEERLKSFWRELERKAKGIRTVLLVLEKGGKVDEMIASRSNLLSEKLGVEVKPIYLSGFEDQFISALPQFFRKE, from the coding sequence ATGCCTGTCTCTCTAACTCCAAGTGTTGTCAAGAAAATTTCTTTGGCAGTTGACGCACTCTTAACTATCTGGTCTATTATTCGTTCCTCCTCTCCGAGCTATACACTGAAAGATGAGGAAGAAAAAGAGTTCGTTGAAAAGTTGTCATTGGCCTACCAACTACTTTCAGATCTGGCTTCCACTATGGGTGTTAAACAGCAACGTGAGAGCGGACTCGACGAAGTATTTTCAAAGTTGAAGCCGGACGAAACACTCATCCTCGTCGTTTCGCCGTCTTTCATGAGGCAACTCGTGAAGGCTGGTGTTCCGAGAGAAAAGGTAGTTGCTGTGGGGGGGCCGCTAACTAGCGAAGACGTCAAATTACTAAACCCTAACATCTCTGAAGAATCCGTGGCAAAAATTGAAGAGCGTCTAAAGTCTTTTTGGAGGGAGCTTGAAAGAAAAGCTAAGGGTATACGTACAGTGCTCCTGGTTCTAGAGAAGGGTGGTAAGGTTGACGAGATGATAGCCAGTCGCTCAAACTTGTTATCTGAAAAATTAGGAGTTGAAGTCAAGCCAATTTACCTGAGTGGTTTTGAAGATCAGTTCATAAGTGCTCTACCACAATTCTTTAGAAAGGAGTGA
- a CDS encoding amidohydrolase family protein, producing the protein MLEFVEKGSGLSHKIYVVDAHHHLGADRDGQSNRNPAAPGGTFDFCVRLSSHVAKMLADGKVDLKFQPHGFLKELLESEEKWRDTLNGTWVIDKTVVFPFNDEFKWKEGDEGKATYWRSNDNIYRWVSRAPYSLKLIGYLRLVPHEGELAIRELHRAVKQLGLRGVKLHPRSDGWSNEIDSEPVENLLVEAAKLGVPVIFDTRGFNQVVDIASVTVKARARLARIDKRLTRQLKIIIAHIGFHLGYDELYTVLSHPNIYGEVSGIQSSGVQKLFEDAPLKLGENLEPYYSWSEKIIFGTDFPYFDVYHAAQFISYVLSDDFPGTIHDAQRILGVNILRLIPPRMVNVPRELKSVHVDSSIFPLTRKVLASKITKLFSEKKIDISSFDEFLSLPPKASVKDGCLLLLKNHGNNGKDVFLALLPLINFGVVTLFESELPDTKQLTSRELGYDEFSSRRQFYEKLWPVTVEKDSAELERKLDELLNTFLESVRGDASVKLNMGSSSE; encoded by the coding sequence ATGCTAGAATTCGTTGAGAAGGGCTCTGGTCTTTCACATAAGATTTATGTTGTCGATGCACATCACCATCTAGGTGCCGATAGAGATGGTCAGAGTAACCGTAACCCAGCTGCTCCAGGAGGCACATTCGACTTTTGCGTTAGACTGAGTAGCCACGTCGCAAAGATGCTTGCAGACGGAAAAGTTGACCTTAAATTTCAACCACACGGCTTCCTAAAAGAGCTCTTGGAAAGCGAGGAAAAGTGGAGGGATACGCTTAACGGAACTTGGGTGATAGATAAAACCGTTGTTTTTCCTTTCAACGACGAGTTTAAATGGAAGGAGGGGGATGAGGGAAAAGCAACTTACTGGAGATCGAATGACAACATTTACAGGTGGGTTTCACGAGCCCCTTACTCGTTGAAGCTGATAGGTTACCTGCGCCTAGTCCCTCATGAAGGTGAGCTAGCCATAAGAGAACTTCACAGGGCGGTCAAACAACTTGGTTTAAGGGGCGTAAAGCTACATCCACGTTCCGATGGCTGGAGTAACGAAATAGACTCCGAGCCTGTTGAAAACCTCCTCGTCGAGGCGGCCAAACTGGGGGTTCCCGTGATATTCGACACTCGTGGATTCAACCAAGTGGTAGACATAGCATCGGTAACTGTTAAAGCGAGAGCCAGGCTTGCAAGAATTGACAAACGCTTAACAAGACAACTTAAAATAATAATCGCCCATATAGGGTTCCACTTAGGTTACGATGAACTTTACACCGTGTTAAGCCATCCAAACATTTACGGTGAGGTTTCAGGCATACAGAGCTCGGGGGTGCAAAAGCTATTCGAAGACGCCCCCTTAAAACTGGGGGAGAATCTGGAACCATATTACTCGTGGTCCGAGAAAATAATTTTTGGAACAGATTTCCCATACTTCGACGTTTATCACGCTGCGCAGTTCATCTCTTACGTGCTAAGCGATGACTTCCCCGGAACAATACACGATGCGCAGCGAATACTGGGTGTTAACATTCTGCGCCTAATCCCTCCAAGAATGGTCAATGTCCCCCGTGAGTTGAAGTCGGTCCACGTTGACAGCTCCATTTTTCCTTTAACCCGAAAAGTGCTCGCCTCAAAAATCACAAAATTGTTCAGTGAAAAAAAGATAGACATCTCCTCTTTCGATGAATTCCTCAGTCTTCCTCCAAAAGCATCAGTTAAAGATGGCTGCCTCCTATTACTGAAAAACCATGGAAATAACGGTAAAGATGTTTTCCTTGCGCTCCTTCCACTTATAAATTTCGGAGTAGTAACGCTCTTTGAAAGCGAGTTGCCCGACACCAAGCAGCTAACTAGTAGGGAATTGGGTTATGACGAGTTTTCATCAAGACGTCAATTTTACGAAAAATTATGGCCTGTTACTGTCGAGAAAGACTCTGCTGAACTTGAGAGAAAGCTAGATGAGCTACTTAACACTTTTTTAGAAAGTGTAAGAGGTGATGCATCAGTTAAGTTAAATATGGGTTCTTCTTCTGAATAG
- a CDS encoding SPFH domain-containing protein — protein MFPLQADATSIIVAFLVFAFIVLMILLSGLRVLREYERGVVFRLGRVLPKEKGPGIIFLIPFIDKMIKVDLREDYFDVPYQRCITKDNAPVDVDVLIYYKVVSPIDSVIKVENWRFAAIGVAQTTLRAVIGDIYLDQVLAERERINTILQEKLDEITVRWGVKITGVEIREILPPASVLDAMIRQMEAERVRRAMVTEADGKRESAILIAEGEKQAMITRAEAKRKALSLRAEGRKQATILRAEGYAQSLERIMETARRIDEKTMALQYLETLTKISDKDSKKYIIPTEAFEILRQVGGVFKLTNPEKREG, from the coding sequence ATGTTTCCACTTCAGGCAGATGCGACATCTATTATTGTTGCCTTCTTGGTTTTCGCATTCATAGTATTAATGATTCTCTTGAGCGGGTTGAGGGTTTTACGAGAGTATGAGAGAGGTGTAGTATTCAGGCTGGGGAGAGTGCTTCCGAAAGAGAAGGGGCCGGGAATAATATTCTTGATTCCCTTCATTGACAAAATGATAAAAGTGGATTTGCGAGAGGATTACTTTGACGTGCCATACCAAAGGTGTATAACAAAGGATAATGCTCCAGTCGATGTAGACGTCTTAATATACTACAAAGTTGTTTCTCCGATAGACTCGGTTATTAAAGTTGAAAACTGGAGGTTTGCCGCCATAGGGGTTGCTCAGACCACTTTGAGGGCCGTCATAGGCGACATATATCTTGACCAAGTTCTTGCTGAAAGGGAGCGCATAAACACGATTCTCCAGGAAAAACTTGACGAAATTACTGTCAGATGGGGAGTCAAAATCACTGGGGTTGAGATCAGGGAGATACTGCCTCCTGCATCCGTGCTGGATGCAATGATACGGCAAATGGAGGCTGAGCGGGTCAGAAGAGCTATGGTCACCGAAGCTGATGGGAAAAGGGAGTCTGCTATCCTTATCGCTGAGGGTGAAAAGCAGGCGATGATCACAAGAGCAGAGGCTAAAAGGAAAGCTTTGAGTCTAAGGGCGGAGGGTAGAAAGCAGGCCACCATTCTCAGAGCTGAAGGGTATGCCCAATCTTTGGAAAGAATTATGGAGACAGCTAGGAGGATAGATGAAAAAACAATGGCACTCCAGTACCTTGAAACTCTCACTAAGATAAGCGATAAGGACTCGAAAAAGTACATTATACCTACCGAAGCATTTGAGATACTAAGGCAGGTAGGAGGAGTGTTTAAGTTAACGAACCCGGAAAAGAGAGAAGGGTAA
- a CDS encoding VWA domain-containing protein, producing MPDANQGDEKNRTNEESAKPLKAVKKVVKKKEGEVEVKAEGERKEEEVLSKMFKEVEETKKEKIPKKTFKVSVKEGLSGYISISDVDAKELGIHEGAIIEFEDPLSGSGGVALAHLDKTVSAGVAVIEPALSEACGLDEGFEIDIKRFEGTPQKLTKISFGIEPLEGEAEEAIKRVTESKEEFQKWLDGRVIFKDWVLKNPKLKINVYIVSTEPPLTGRQVGIINFAEIKEYEVKPWRAAVPFNAILLIDVSRSMLTEDMKVANIAPAIEAIKTIGGEEIPELKEFLGQFQEGKSVKRVAGAVFAALLYLVEKVGRGYGEKVAVITYSEDAEPITFLMTGGVKLPYFHPGRSKIAGVSQLSRLIIDRLNRVSSQHTNMSQALMKALELIEMWDKESEEKKLPTMVVLLSDGFPDVWGEEGPPVQVVHDHFSKRNDVVIYTVGIGGEVQERIMEAIASKGRGVYYKAEDLGELLNWYQKLARDLVIRLEA from the coding sequence ATGCCCGACGCGAACCAGGGTGATGAAAAAAATAGGACGAATGAAGAGTCTGCCAAACCCCTAAAAGCAGTCAAAAAAGTTGTGAAGAAGAAAGAAGGAGAAGTCGAGGTCAAGGCAGAAGGGGAACGCAAAGAGGAAGAAGTCCTCAGTAAAATGTTTAAAGAGGTGGAGGAGACCAAAAAGGAGAAAATCCCGAAGAAAACTTTCAAAGTATCGGTCAAAGAAGGGTTATCTGGTTACATATCCATCAGCGATGTGGACGCTAAGGAGCTCGGCATACATGAAGGCGCAATAATTGAGTTCGAAGACCCGCTTTCTGGATCCGGAGGCGTCGCTCTCGCGCACTTGGATAAAACTGTCTCTGCGGGGGTTGCAGTAATTGAACCAGCCCTCAGCGAGGCATGTGGTTTAGATGAGGGGTTCGAAATAGACATAAAGAGGTTTGAAGGTACTCCACAAAAGTTAACTAAGATCTCCTTTGGTATTGAGCCCTTGGAAGGTGAGGCTGAGGAAGCTATAAAGCGCGTGACAGAATCCAAGGAAGAATTTCAGAAGTGGCTTGACGGTCGAGTTATATTCAAGGATTGGGTTCTTAAGAATCCGAAGCTTAAAATTAACGTTTATATTGTTTCTACAGAGCCTCCCCTTACCGGGAGGCAGGTTGGAATAATAAACTTCGCTGAAATTAAAGAGTATGAGGTTAAACCGTGGAGGGCAGCTGTCCCCTTCAACGCCATACTACTTATAGACGTTTCAAGAAGCATGCTAACTGAAGATATGAAAGTTGCTAACATTGCGCCAGCGATTGAAGCTATAAAGACTATTGGCGGTGAGGAGATACCGGAACTTAAGGAATTTCTCGGACAATTCCAGGAAGGAAAATCCGTTAAGAGAGTTGCTGGCGCAGTGTTCGCCGCCTTACTTTACCTAGTAGAAAAAGTAGGTAGAGGGTATGGAGAAAAAGTAGCTGTAATAACTTACTCGGAGGACGCCGAACCAATAACATTCCTAATGACGGGAGGAGTAAAGCTACCATACTTCCATCCAGGAAGGAGTAAAATAGCAGGCGTATCGCAGCTCAGTAGGCTGATAATCGATAGGCTTAACAGGGTTTCCAGCCAACACACGAACATGTCGCAAGCCTTGATGAAAGCTCTAGAGTTAATTGAGATGTGGGATAAAGAAAGCGAGGAGAAAAAGCTGCCAACAATGGTCGTGCTTCTTAGCGACGGATTTCCCGATGTGTGGGGAGAAGAAGGACCTCCCGTCCAAGTTGTTCACGACCACTTCTCTAAGAGGAACGATGTCGTAATATACACAGTTGGTATAGGCGGGGAAGTTCAGGAGAGGATAATGGAAGCTATAGCTTCGAAAGGCCGCGGGGTCTACTACAAGGCAGAAGACTTAGGAGAACTATTAAACTGGTACCAGAAACTTGCACGAGACCTAGTCATTAGGCTTGAAGCTTAG
- the pscS gene encoding O-phospho-L-seryl-tRNA:Cys-tRNA synthase gives MPLSPDRLLKYYNLTRNTEIEAINLHPIQSGGRAGNYPGVVKAVLNFIDGYSTCDYCIKGRLNEIETPPLRDFHSDLAEFVEMDEVRLLPGCRQAQFATFHSLAKPGDYIVIDSLAHYSTYLSAERAGLKIVEVPNTGFPYFEVPPELYAEKIEEVKRETGKPPALVFLTHVDYSYGNLADAKKVARISHEYDVPFVLNCAYTVGRMPVSGRELEADVITASLHKSFASPAPSGLIAAKEEYAKQIFRRSTVKGEWSGRTFPNKEVELLGCTLPGCVAIGVMAAFPYVVERVKHWDEEVKKARYFSSQLTRIEGVIQLGQTPHNHDLLHFESSSFFEIAKNHPRKGFFLYDELKSRGIVGVQPGLSKSWKLSTYGQSWENVKRAAQAFLEIAEKYGIPVS, from the coding sequence ATGCCCCTTAGTCCCGACCGGCTTTTAAAGTACTACAACCTCACGAGAAACACCGAAATAGAAGCCATAAACCTCCACCCGATTCAAAGCGGAGGAAGAGCGGGGAACTATCCTGGGGTTGTTAAAGCAGTATTGAACTTCATAGACGGGTATAGCACGTGCGACTACTGTATTAAAGGTAGACTTAATGAAATCGAAACCCCTCCCCTACGCGACTTCCACAGCGACCTAGCAGAGTTCGTAGAAATGGACGAAGTACGCCTCCTACCCGGGTGCAGACAGGCTCAATTTGCCACTTTCCACAGTCTAGCGAAACCCGGCGACTACATAGTTATTGACTCCTTAGCACACTATTCAACATACCTCTCCGCCGAGAGAGCTGGCCTAAAAATAGTCGAGGTCCCCAACACAGGCTTCCCTTATTTCGAAGTACCACCCGAACTCTACGCTGAAAAAATAGAAGAAGTCAAAAGGGAGACTGGAAAACCACCAGCCTTAGTCTTCCTCACTCACGTTGACTACTCTTATGGTAATCTCGCTGACGCCAAAAAGGTTGCAAGGATATCTCACGAGTATGATGTACCTTTCGTCCTAAACTGCGCATACACGGTAGGCAGAATGCCTGTCTCCGGACGGGAGCTGGAAGCCGACGTTATAACTGCCTCGCTGCATAAATCTTTTGCATCACCAGCTCCGTCTGGGCTCATCGCAGCTAAGGAAGAATATGCAAAACAAATATTCAGGAGATCTACGGTGAAAGGGGAGTGGAGTGGAAGGACGTTTCCCAACAAAGAAGTGGAGCTCCTAGGATGCACTCTTCCAGGATGCGTCGCTATAGGTGTAATGGCTGCATTTCCATATGTGGTTGAAAGAGTAAAACATTGGGATGAAGAAGTGAAGAAAGCTCGTTACTTCTCAAGCCAGTTAACGAGGATAGAAGGTGTCATCCAGCTCGGGCAGACCCCACACAACCACGACCTCCTTCACTTCGAAAGCTCCTCATTCTTCGAGATCGCTAAAAACCATCCTAGAAAAGGCTTCTTCCTCTATGACGAGTTGAAATCCCGAGGAATTGTAGGTGTTCAACCAGGGCTTTCGAAATCTTGGAAGTTATCAACTTATGGCCAAAGCTGGGAGAACGTTAAAAGGGCAGCCCAAGCATTTCTTGAAATAGCTGAAAAATACGGCATCCCTGTCTCGTGA
- a CDS encoding glutamate-cysteine ligase family protein, whose translation MSLPSLKLPFTHGIESEIQIVNLKGRWIDGEKMVSIMGKIVHDVADKLKAILKEPQDELVRRIGKKTSNIRVSPVERRGETLILTYTLPDGKKVDVEVLGRDPHIGTITWILEVATPPCESLEELAWWLHTLIKLSHDSLPAGVKLIMTGLNPLMEYQQGLSFGDHHHIGVPDPKLRLAVYNLIRAFIPHLIALSVNSPFVNGRPTDIVTLKDGKLQAPGCVRSIRLQLNVRQLGPDDPQHYIPYLKSLDEEFFEKTIGRTPARMCDMYPFTKYGTVEIRFFDCQISVIRKVAIAALLQAIALKAKRLLDAGEEIPDVDSETLVKNRRSAIRWGLTGAFYKPRDLDAFVKRYPDFARSYFFDLKSGGREPVKRLVDAVKNMFLFLREELDELGLLKSEYLNPLLISVYGDLTGNVIAPMTTADYQLEKFFELGEDIESLARELQIIADQTSNNIWSDPLMGTPNLQEFVTVPVSLETVLETPMVFEGQTVTCKVFVENKGNEVLRDLTLRCVVVNQKGEEVLVEEFVLDALEPGERRYGEMEFETEVGISQYTLSAELAVSSETVAVEKLAIPVYRVNCKADLIAQVDGVIVTGETEIPFIVAVENTTPQDVYLTLKVSVVDKDSGRELDYVTSDIKPWGVYLKPIRARDQVLFVAMSEETAKLDWAKAVLEGQAEGSWVEIEPLTLKPWLYSSWISPRCSIRAQLIDSSGRVVSEAWSRDFRVFFQGAMVSVEFGRIPKQTYNVGETLESKVMVDASELLSPTPVNIIVKVKSMTTGAEKKILDLSVKPGVSTNIPIKWVITDDVLESGKNEDTMYFTAEVFHNGELINLIETPIKFRVVRGQETFLKLTSMPGTVALGSPFTGKVEIRGLSRTLVPCDLVVKTVSQAGEVKEAVIPLKEPILDSVIDIPPITAPNHVGKFTVKAILIKEGRSIIEDCAEVNVIGLKEAVNVFLHEIPGIMAPGTLQDIIIQLENNVNSPLTFDLVYMESVDGAVVLQETIPVKMGAKERVLVKIPVKAPLFATGKECKLRFEVRKGEELGWVSERYVKVEAVRPVLRVAYLSTPPLSEFVQIEKELEYKISPAVQSFTDYPLQVRAVFAIFEKKTKKVIMRKTAELTLTKGKIEKITGEPLVWKVPRPENTESYYLGMIFFEKVRGELREIPRKLVQNALITVTFTPK comes from the coding sequence GTGAGTTTACCAAGTTTGAAATTGCCGTTCACACATGGCATAGAGTCAGAGATTCAAATAGTGAACTTGAAGGGACGCTGGATTGACGGAGAGAAAATGGTTAGTATAATGGGGAAAATCGTTCACGATGTTGCAGACAAACTCAAAGCGATTCTCAAGGAGCCACAGGATGAGTTAGTTAGGAGAATAGGTAAGAAGACGTCTAACATTAGGGTCTCACCTGTTGAAAGAAGAGGAGAAACCCTGATTTTAACGTACACTCTCCCCGACGGAAAGAAAGTGGATGTAGAAGTGCTGGGACGCGACCCCCACATAGGAACCATAACGTGGATTTTGGAAGTAGCCACACCTCCCTGTGAAAGCTTAGAAGAACTTGCCTGGTGGCTTCACACGCTGATTAAACTTTCACACGACTCCCTACCTGCGGGAGTTAAACTCATAATGACTGGTCTAAACCCGTTGATGGAATATCAGCAAGGGCTAAGCTTCGGAGACCACCACCACATAGGCGTCCCCGACCCGAAGTTGCGGCTTGCCGTTTATAACCTTATTCGCGCATTCATACCCCACCTGATAGCGCTCTCGGTTAATTCTCCCTTTGTGAATGGGCGGCCAACAGATATCGTCACGCTGAAAGACGGAAAACTTCAAGCCCCAGGCTGTGTTAGAAGCATAAGGCTTCAGCTTAATGTTCGACAGCTTGGGCCAGATGACCCGCAACACTACATTCCATACCTTAAATCTCTCGACGAAGAGTTTTTCGAAAAAACTATTGGACGTACACCTGCCAGGATGTGCGACATGTACCCATTCACAAAGTACGGCACTGTTGAAATCAGATTTTTTGACTGCCAAATAAGTGTAATAAGAAAGGTTGCCATAGCCGCTCTCCTTCAAGCAATAGCCCTCAAGGCTAAGAGGCTCCTCGATGCTGGGGAAGAGATACCAGATGTAGATTCGGAAACGCTAGTGAAAAACAGGAGATCGGCGATAAGGTGGGGGCTTACGGGGGCTTTCTACAAGCCAAGGGATCTAGACGCATTCGTTAAAAGGTACCCTGACTTTGCGCGCTCGTACTTCTTCGACCTTAAGTCTGGCGGTAGAGAGCCTGTGAAACGATTAGTGGACGCTGTAAAGAACATGTTCCTCTTCTTGAGGGAGGAGCTTGATGAGCTGGGGCTTTTGAAGTCGGAGTATCTGAACCCACTTTTGATCAGTGTTTACGGCGACTTGACAGGAAATGTGATTGCTCCGATGACTACCGCAGACTACCAGCTTGAAAAGTTCTTTGAACTGGGGGAGGACATCGAGAGCTTGGCAAGGGAGCTGCAGATAATTGCTGATCAAACGAGCAACAACATATGGAGCGACCCGCTGATGGGGACCCCGAACCTACAAGAGTTTGTTACGGTGCCAGTCTCGCTTGAAACGGTCCTTGAGACACCCATGGTGTTTGAGGGCCAGACTGTGACTTGCAAAGTGTTCGTTGAAAACAAGGGAAATGAGGTGTTAAGAGACCTCACTTTGAGGTGCGTTGTAGTGAACCAGAAGGGTGAAGAAGTGCTTGTGGAGGAGTTTGTCCTAGACGCTCTAGAACCCGGAGAAAGAAGGTACGGCGAAATGGAGTTTGAGACGGAAGTGGGGATCTCACAGTACACGCTTAGCGCCGAACTGGCTGTCTCGTCTGAGACGGTTGCTGTTGAGAAGCTGGCGATACCTGTTTACAGGGTTAACTGTAAAGCAGACTTGATAGCGCAGGTCGACGGAGTAATAGTGACTGGTGAGACCGAAATACCATTCATAGTTGCTGTTGAAAACACCACGCCGCAGGACGTGTATCTAACTCTCAAAGTGTCGGTAGTGGATAAGGACAGTGGCCGTGAGCTTGACTACGTGACGAGTGACATCAAACCGTGGGGGGTGTACCTTAAACCTATAAGGGCACGAGACCAAGTTCTCTTTGTTGCGATGTCGGAAGAGACGGCGAAGCTCGATTGGGCGAAAGCAGTATTGGAGGGGCAGGCTGAGGGGAGCTGGGTTGAAATAGAGCCGCTCACTTTGAAGCCGTGGCTCTACAGCTCGTGGATTAGCCCAAGATGTTCTATAAGAGCGCAATTAATAGATTCGAGTGGAAGAGTTGTATCGGAAGCGTGGTCTAGGGACTTCAGGGTTTTCTTCCAGGGAGCAATGGTTTCAGTAGAGTTTGGACGCATTCCTAAGCAAACTTACAATGTGGGAGAGACTCTGGAGAGCAAGGTAATGGTTGACGCGAGTGAGTTGCTTTCGCCAACCCCGGTCAACATTATAGTAAAGGTTAAATCCATGACCACTGGGGCAGAGAAGAAAATCCTCGATTTGTCGGTTAAACCGGGGGTATCAACGAACATACCAATTAAGTGGGTTATTACAGATGATGTTCTGGAAAGTGGCAAGAACGAGGACACAATGTACTTCACTGCGGAAGTCTTCCACAATGGAGAACTCATAAACCTTATTGAGACGCCTATAAAATTCAGAGTGGTTAGGGGGCAAGAAACATTTCTGAAGCTTACATCGATGCCTGGAACTGTCGCGTTAGGGTCGCCGTTCACAGGGAAAGTTGAGATAAGAGGGCTTAGCAGAACACTAGTGCCGTGTGACCTCGTAGTAAAGACGGTGTCTCAGGCGGGGGAGGTAAAAGAAGCAGTGATACCCTTGAAGGAACCCATATTGGACTCCGTGATAGACATACCCCCCATAACCGCTCCTAATCATGTTGGAAAGTTTACTGTGAAGGCTATTTTGATAAAAGAGGGGCGAAGCATAATTGAGGACTGTGCGGAAGTCAATGTGATAGGTCTGAAAGAGGCGGTAAATGTCTTTTTGCATGAAATACCGGGAATTATGGCGCCGGGAACTCTTCAAGATATAATAATCCAGCTTGAAAACAATGTGAACAGTCCGTTGACATTTGACCTAGTATATATGGAATCCGTTGACGGTGCCGTTGTTTTGCAGGAAACTATACCGGTGAAGATGGGAGCGAAAGAAAGAGTTCTCGTTAAGATACCTGTGAAGGCTCCCCTCTTTGCGACGGGAAAAGAGTGTAAACTTAGGTTTGAAGTTAGAAAAGGAGAGGAATTAGGATGGGTTAGTGAAAGGTACGTGAAAGTTGAAGCTGTAAGACCTGTATTGAGGGTGGCATACTTGAGCACACCACCCCTCTCAGAGTTCGTACAGATAGAAAAAGAGCTAGAGTACAAAATTTCACCGGCTGTTCAGAGCTTCACGGATTACCCGCTGCAAGTAAGAGCTGTTTTCGCCATATTCGAAAAGAAAACCAAGAAGGTTATTATGCGGAAAACAGCTGAGTTAACGCTTACCAAAGGGAAAATAGAAAAAATAACAGGAGAACCATTGGTGTGGAAAGTTCCAAGACCGGAAAACACCGAATCATACTACTTGGGAATGATTTTCTTCGAAAAAGTGAGGGGGGAACTCAGGGAGATCCCACGCAAACTCGTTCAAAACGCCCTGATAACAGTTACATTCACACCGAAGTAG